One segment of Tenrec ecaudatus isolate mTenEca1 chromosome 1, mTenEca1.hap1, whole genome shotgun sequence DNA contains the following:
- the LOC142423258 gene encoding phosphoglycerate kinase 1-like: MSLSNKLTLDKLDVKGKRVVMRVDFNVPMKNNQITNNQRIKAAIPSIKFCLDNGAKSVVLMSHLGRPDGIPMPDKYSLEPVAVELRSLLGKDVLFLKDCVGPEVEKACADPAAGSVILLENLRFHVEEEGKGKDASGNKVKAKPADVEAFQASLSKLGDVYVNDAFGTAHRAHSSMVGVNLPQKAGGFLMKKELNYFAKALESPEKPFLAILGGAKVADKIQLINNMLDKVNEMIIGGGMAFTFLKVLNHMEIGTSLIDEEGTKIVKDLMSKAEKNGVKITLPVDFVTADKFDENAKTGQATVASGIPAGWMGLDCGPESSKKYVEAVGRRAKQIVWNGPVGVFEWEAFARGTKALMDEVVKATSRGCITIIGGGDTATCCAKWNTEDKVSHVSTGGGASLELLEGKVLPGVDALSSV; this comes from the coding sequence ATGTCTCTTTCTAACAAGCTTACGCTGGACAAGCTGGACGTGAAAGGGAAGCGCGTGGTCATGAGGGTGGACTTTAATGTTCCTATGAAGAATAACCAGATAACAAACAACCAGAGGATCAAGGCTGCCATCCCAAGCATCAAGTTCTGCTTGGACAATGGAGCCAAGTCAGTTGTTCTTATGAGCCACCTGGGCCGCCCCGATGGCATCCCCATGCCGGACAAATACTCCTTAGAGCCTGTTGCTGTAGAACTGCGATCTTTGCTGGGCAAGGATGTCCTTTTCTTGAAGGACTGCGTGGGCCCAGAGGTAGAGAAAGCCTGTGCTGACCCAGCGGCTGGGTCTGTCATCCTGCTGGAGAACCTCCGCTTCCAtgtagaggaggaagggaaggggaaagatgCTTCTGGGAACAAGGTGAAAGCCAAGCCAGCCGACGTGGAAGCCTTCCAGGCTTCCCTTTCCAAGCTCGGGGATGTCTATGTGAACGATGCTTTCGGCACTGCTCACCGAGCTCACAGTTCCATGGTGGGAGTGAATctgccacagaaggctggtggtttcttgATGAAGAAGGAGCTGAATTATTTTGCCAAGGCCTTGGAGAGCCCAGAGAAACCCTTCCTGGCTATCCTGGGTGGAGCTAAAGTTGCAGATAAGATCCAACTGATCAATAATATGCTGGATAAAGTTaatgagatgattattggtggtgGAATGGCTTTTACCTTCCTTAAAGTGCTCAATCACATGGAGATTGGCACTTCTCTGATTGATGAAGAGGGAACAAAGATTGTCAAGGACCTAATGTCCAAAGCGGAGAAGAATGGTGTGAAGATTACCTTACCTGTTGACTTTGTCACTGCGGACAAGTTTGATGAGAATGCCAAGACTGGCCAAGCCACTGTGGCCTCCGGCATACCTGCTGGATGGATGGGCTTGGATTGTGGTCCTGAGAGCAGCAAGAAGTATGTTGAGGCTGTTGGTCGTCGTGCTAAGCAGATTGTGTGGAATGGACCGGTGGGGGTATTTGAATGGGAAGCTTTTGCCCGGGGAACAAAAGCTCTCATGGATGAGGTGGTCAAAGCCACTTCCAGGGGCTGCATCACCATCATAGGTGGTGGAGACACTGCCACTTGCTGTGCCAAATGGAACACTGAGGACAAAGTCAGCCATGTGAGCACTGGGGGTGGTGCTAGTCTGGAGCTCCTGGAAGGTAAAGTCCTTCCTGGGGTAGATGCTCTCAGCAGTGTTTAG